The Stackebrandtia nassauensis DSM 44728 genome includes the window GACCCGCAGCTTGTCGAGCGGGCTGAGTTTCGCGTCGCGCAGCGCGTCCAGCACCCGGTCGGCGTAGCCGATCAGGCCGGGCACCGGCTGGGCCCGCCCCAGCGACACCACGTGCGGCAGCCACGGATGCCGCTGGAACAGCCGCCACAGCCGACGCGCGATGGCCTCCAGCCGGGCGCGCCAGTCCTCGCCGTCGTAGTCGCGATCGGCGACGTCGGCGAAGACGGTGTCGATCATGTGGAACACCAGGTCGTCCTTGCCGTTGACGTAGCGGTAGAGCGTCATGGTGGCCATCCCGGTCTGGGCGGCCACCGAGCGCATCGACAGCGCGGCGATTCCCTCGGCGTCGGCCATCGTGATGGCCGCGGCGACGATCTGCTGCCGGATCGGGGTGCCCTCGGCGGTGTCGAGAACCCGGCGCCGGGACGGCCGCGCGGGTGGACGGGCCACGACGGTGCCGACCCTGGGGGTGGCCTGGACGATTCCCTCGGTGCGCAGCGTGGTCAGGGCCTTGGTGGCGGTCGCGATCGCCACGCCCCATTCCTCGACGATCGCGCGGGTGGACGGCACCCGGTCCCCGACCGACAGTTCGCCGATCTCGATGCGGCGTTTGATCTCGGTCACAATTTTTTGGTACGGCGGCGACTTCGACATGGCTTCCCTTCGTCTGCACTAGTACACATCTTCACTCTAGCCCGACGATTTCCAGCGATCGCCCCGCATGTCCATACTTCTGCACTAGTACAGACACAGGCTTTGTGGGCATGTTTTCCCTAATTGACAAGGGTTTCAGCGCATGTATGGTGTACGAGTAACGAATACAGCGTACGAACTTCAGAGGATCGCCATGAACCATGTACTCGTCTCCGGAGCCAGCATCGCCGGACTCACCACCGCCCACTGGCTGCGCCGCCACGGTTTCACCGTGACGATCGTCGAGCGGGCCGCCACCCTGCGCCCCGGCGGCCAGGCCATCGACGTCCGCGGCGTCGGACTCGACGTGATCCGCGAGATGGGCCTGCTCGACGAGGTGCGCGCCAACGTCACCGGCCTGCGCGGGATGACGATCGTGGACGCCGACGGCAACGTGCTCACCGAGACCCACGAGGAGACCTTCTCCGGCGGCACCATCGACAACGAGGACGTCGAGCTGATGCGCGACGACCTCACCAACATTCTCCACAGTGCTGTGGACGAGGCTGTGGAATTCCTCTTCTCCAACTCCATCGCGGAACTGACCCCGACCGAG containing:
- a CDS encoding TetR/AcrR family transcriptional regulator C-terminal domain-containing protein, whose protein sequence is MSKSPPYQKIVTEIKRRIEIGELSVGDRVPSTRAIVEEWGVAIATATKALTTLRTEGIVQATPRVGTVVARPPARPSRRRVLDTAEGTPIRQQIVAAAITMADAEGIAALSMRSVAAQTGMATMTLYRYVNGKDDLVFHMIDTVFADVADRDYDGEDWRARLEAIARRLWRLFQRHPWLPHVVSLGRAQPVPGLIGYADRVLDALRDAKLSPLDKLRVHISLYGLIQGLSASLEQEAQNEEETGMGSEEWMSDAEPQLGDLMASGRFPAFREVIADLEFEYDHDLDALFEFGLASMLDGVAAKLTNPVAAT